Proteins from one Candidatus Nitrospira nitrificans genomic window:
- a CDS encoding type II toxin-antitoxin system RelE/ParE family toxin: MKLITFHPKALAFIRDQSPTLKREIGEALRDLQKGISIGLPLSRPMPSVAAGAFELRVRSATTTARVFYFIKLADTILVFHGFQKKTQKTPAHKLALGQRRLQEMVDGIG, translated from the coding sequence GTGAAGTTGATCACCTTTCATCCGAAAGCCCTGGCATTTATCCGAGACCAGTCGCCGACGCTCAAGCGGGAAATCGGTGAGGCACTTCGGGATCTGCAGAAAGGCATCAGCATTGGCCTCCCGCTCAGCAGACCAATGCCTTCAGTCGCGGCAGGAGCATTTGAGCTCAGAGTGCGAAGCGCGACAACGACAGCGCGAGTATTCTACTTTATTAAACTGGCCGACACGATTCTGGTGTTTCATGGCTTTCAGAAGAAGACGCAGAAGACACCAGCCCACAAACTTGCACTCGGCCAACGGCGTTTACAGGAGATGGTAGATGGCATCGGCTAG
- a CDS encoding Z1 domain-containing protein yields the protein MTAIPARLNLNNTFNTRTETWVRFRPHPAYTGQDIFFAQSGPRPYRLMLLQGPGNADDARRALARFCITVAHLNLAATKSGQRERNFSFLVHTSGKTSDHATDRNTIETTMNALVGMTGAAFNAFVVMLHAEAQSLYPQDDSDALIKYVVANASRSETIVLNNTTRKATAGINRTNPTCPFTIIIGGNIVSRGVTFPNLLAMFFTRDVQTKLQQDTYIQRARMFGSRGAYLPHFELTIPSALFADWQRCFAFHRLALDSIQTGGDSPVWIGDQRIAVVSSSSIDRTTVDFNRGEMSFSLFDCGDVAALDKIVDAAPQDIATLKDLAKTVRSSVPEFLIEYLRGEVAQAPQSLAIHKSTSIAGQGSGTDQKLIRRVKGFIGKSQLEAQRFPAAVRHVKIFHNDQGKARVFYKNTGNIQFVQNQQA from the coding sequence GTGACGGCGATACCGGCGCGTTTGAACCTCAATAACACCTTCAACACTCGGACGGAAACATGGGTTCGGTTCCGGCCACATCCGGCATATACAGGACAGGACATCTTCTTCGCGCAATCCGGACCACGTCCGTATCGGTTGATGCTCCTGCAGGGGCCGGGCAACGCCGACGATGCACGGCGAGCTTTGGCCCGCTTCTGCATCACAGTGGCGCACCTGAACCTCGCGGCGACGAAATCAGGTCAGCGAGAGCGGAATTTTAGCTTCCTTGTCCACACCAGTGGCAAGACGAGCGATCACGCGACCGACCGAAACACCATCGAAACGACGATGAACGCGCTTGTCGGCATGACTGGCGCAGCGTTCAACGCGTTCGTCGTCATGTTGCACGCGGAGGCGCAATCGCTGTATCCGCAGGACGATTCAGACGCCCTGATAAAGTATGTCGTCGCCAATGCTTCACGGAGCGAGACGATTGTCCTCAATAACACAACCCGCAAAGCGACGGCGGGAATCAATCGAACAAACCCGACGTGTCCATTCACTATCATCATCGGAGGGAATATTGTTTCGCGAGGCGTGACCTTTCCCAATCTCTTAGCGATGTTCTTTACACGCGACGTTCAGACTAAGCTCCAGCAGGATACCTATATCCAGCGTGCGCGCATGTTCGGCTCCCGGGGCGCGTACTTGCCGCACTTTGAACTTACGATTCCATCGGCGCTGTTCGCCGATTGGCAGCGGTGCTTTGCGTTTCACCGCCTTGCGCTTGACTCAATCCAGACGGGCGGTGACTCGCCGGTCTGGATCGGAGATCAACGAATTGCGGTCGTATCTTCTTCGAGCATCGATCGCACGACTGTTGACTTCAATCGTGGTGAAATGTCGTTTTCCTTATTCGACTGCGGCGATGTCGCCGCGTTGGACAAGATTGTGGATGCCGCCCCGCAAGACATCGCAACTCTGAAAGACTTGGCCAAAACGGTCAGGAGTTCGGTGCCGGAGTTTTTGATCGAATATCTGCGTGGGGAAGTCGCTCAGGCGCCACAGAGCCTCGCGATTCACAAGTCGACGTCGATCGCTGGTCAGGGTTCGGGCACGGACCAGAAGTTGATCCGACGTGTCAAGGGTTTCATCGGTAAGTCACAGTTGGAGGCGCAACGCTTTCCGGCAGCGGTGCGTCACGTGAAGATCTTTCACAATGATCAGGGCAAGGCGCGCGTCTTCTACAAGAACACCGGCAACATCCAGTTCGTGCAGAATCAACAAGCTTGA
- a CDS encoding F0F1 ATP synthase subunit epsilon, with the protein MAGKILLEVVTPEKQLLSQQVDEVIAPGSEGEFGVLPGHCHFLSTLRIGELRYRVDNHTHSMAVLWGFAEVTPTKVTIMAEIAEQAEDIDVERATAKVAEAERRLQAGGLPSEVKDAQVSLEKARLRKKIAERTRKTGHA; encoded by the coding sequence ATGGCGGGGAAGATTCTCTTAGAAGTCGTGACGCCGGAGAAGCAGCTGCTGAGTCAGCAGGTGGATGAAGTCATTGCCCCTGGGTCTGAAGGAGAGTTTGGCGTGCTCCCGGGGCACTGTCATTTCCTCTCGACCCTTCGCATCGGCGAACTTCGGTACCGTGTTGATAATCACACGCATTCCATGGCCGTGCTGTGGGGCTTTGCCGAAGTCACCCCCACCAAAGTCACCATCATGGCTGAAATTGCGGAGCAGGCCGAAGACATTGATGTGGAACGGGCCACCGCCAAAGTCGCTGAAGCGGAGCGACGTCTTCAAGCGGGCGGCTTGCCGTCCGAAGTGAAAGACGCGCAGGTCAGCCTGGAAAAGGCTCGGCTCCGCAAAAAGATTGCGGAACGTACAAGAAAGACCGGCCACGCCTAG
- a CDS encoding HEAT repeat domain-containing protein, whose amino-acid sequence MRTRLVSSTLALSLVLSLMHSSASAYREYFTPEQKNRLETIQTVLVEVITITDQGGMDAGALVDLVAQRLDEAAYAAVRDPATPHDVVLRVKCEQHKTWEGTTATGGDADLPDAPSRLWKGPACQLTYLLGGMKIKWQKEVRTEFEDAVAAAQAAHVADPGLYAMTKLQEALATYDFPLLLAAEWGHADRLLKMLDSLNVSQARKIKIMSLLGEMQADEALPKLKEALKDRDLAKQAILSMGNLGKDGIPLLVDMMNSSPQPEVQAAAAKGLGRIGGINGDASVVPPLLAKLQDTKTDWAVLTEVAWALGKIPDKRSIQPLYDLDKKLQAIRDPDNVTLKKLKEAVFWSIKQCDTWDQYS is encoded by the coding sequence ATGCGAACACGATTGGTTTCATCGACCCTCGCGCTTTCTCTCGTGCTGAGCCTGATGCACTCATCCGCCTCCGCGTACCGTGAATATTTCACCCCGGAGCAAAAGAATCGGCTGGAAACGATTCAGACCGTGTTGGTTGAGGTCATCACCATCACGGATCAGGGCGGAATGGATGCCGGCGCCTTGGTCGATCTCGTCGCGCAACGTCTGGACGAAGCCGCGTACGCGGCCGTTCGAGATCCGGCTACCCCGCATGATGTCGTCTTGCGGGTGAAATGCGAGCAACATAAAACGTGGGAAGGCACGACGGCAACGGGAGGAGATGCCGACCTGCCCGACGCTCCATCACGCCTCTGGAAGGGGCCTGCCTGCCAGCTCACCTACCTGCTCGGCGGGATGAAAATCAAGTGGCAGAAAGAGGTGCGCACGGAGTTCGAAGACGCCGTGGCGGCGGCACAGGCGGCCCACGTCGCCGATCCCGGCCTGTATGCGATGACCAAGTTGCAGGAAGCGCTCGCCACGTACGATTTTCCGCTCCTCCTCGCGGCGGAATGGGGCCATGCCGACCGGCTCCTCAAGATGCTCGATTCCTTGAATGTCAGCCAGGCCCGAAAAATCAAAATCATGTCATTGCTTGGCGAGATGCAGGCTGACGAAGCCCTGCCAAAGTTGAAAGAAGCGCTGAAAGATCGAGATCTGGCCAAACAGGCGATTCTCTCCATGGGCAATCTCGGCAAAGACGGCATTCCGTTGCTCGTCGACATGATGAATTCCTCGCCTCAGCCGGAAGTTCAAGCGGCTGCCGCCAAAGGGCTGGGGCGGATCGGAGGAATCAATGGCGATGCATCCGTGGTGCCCCCGTTGCTGGCAAAGCTCCAGGACACAAAAACAGATTGGGCGGTTCTGACGGAGGTAGCCTGGGCGCTCGGCAAAATTCCCGACAAGCGATCGATCCAACCGCTTTATGACTTAGATAAGAAGCTGCAGGCCATTCGCGATCCCGACAACGTGACGCTCAAGAAGCTCAAGGAAGCCGTCTTCTGGTCGATCAAACAGTGTGACACGTGGGATCAATATAGCTGA
- a CDS encoding DUF2130 domain-containing protein yields MSEPTITCPNCKTEIKLTESLAAPLIESTRRDYEKRLALKDTDIARKEESLREREAAVSKASQAIDDQVAEKILVERAKIVSEESKKAKLALQTDIDQKARELAELQEVLTQRDVKLAEAQKAQADLIRQKRELDDAKRELELTVEKRVQDGLSITREQAKKEAEEGLKLKVMEKEQTIASMQTQIEELKRRAEQGSQQLQGEVQELELEAVLRGKFPRDTIEPVPKGEFGGDALQRVMGPLGQVCGTILWESKRTKNWSDGWLVKLRDDQRTAKADIAIIVSQTLPKDVESFDLVAGIWVTNAKSVFSLAVALRHSLIELASARQALDGQQTKTEMVYQYLTGPRFRHRVEAIVEAFSSMQEDLDREKKAITKQWAKREEQIERVMGATVGMYGDLQAIAGKSLQEIEGLELGALESKEPIQQLLPE; encoded by the coding sequence ATGTCAGAACCCACCATTACCTGTCCAAATTGCAAGACTGAAATCAAGTTAACTGAATCCCTCGCCGCTCCCTTGATCGAGTCAACTCGTCGCGACTACGAGAAGCGGCTGGCGCTGAAAGATACGGACATTGCGAGGAAAGAAGAGTCTTTGCGTGAGCGAGAAGCCGCTGTTTCAAAAGCCTCGCAAGCGATCGACGATCAGGTTGCCGAGAAGATCCTGGTTGAACGAGCGAAGATTGTTAGCGAGGAATCCAAGAAGGCGAAACTTGCCCTGCAGACCGATATCGACCAGAAAGCACGAGAACTGGCTGAGCTTCAGGAAGTCCTCACTCAACGAGACGTCAAACTCGCTGAGGCTCAGAAGGCACAGGCCGATCTCATCCGACAAAAACGTGAGCTGGACGATGCCAAGCGTGAGCTAGAACTCACGGTCGAAAAACGCGTCCAAGATGGGCTTTCTATCACCCGTGAGCAGGCCAAGAAGGAGGCCGAAGAAGGGCTCAAGCTCAAGGTGATGGAGAAGGAGCAAACCATCGCCTCCATGCAGACCCAGATCGAAGAGCTTAAGCGCAGGGCCGAACAGGGATCGCAGCAACTCCAGGGCGAAGTCCAGGAACTCGAGCTGGAAGCGGTGCTTAGAGGAAAGTTCCCGAGAGACACGATCGAACCGGTCCCCAAAGGCGAATTCGGCGGGGATGCACTCCAGCGGGTCATGGGACCTCTCGGTCAGGTCTGTGGAACCATCTTATGGGAATCCAAGCGAACCAAGAATTGGAGCGACGGCTGGTTGGTCAAACTCCGTGACGATCAGCGAACGGCGAAAGCAGACATTGCTATCATCGTTAGTCAGACTCTTCCCAAAGACGTTGAGTCTTTTGATCTGGTCGCTGGGATTTGGGTGACGAACGCAAAGTCGGTATTCTCCTTGGCAGTCGCTCTCCGCCATTCCTTAATCGAACTCGCCTCAGCTCGACAGGCACTTGATGGCCAACAGACCAAGACCGAAATGGTCTATCAGTATCTCACCGGCCCACGGTTCCGCCATCGAGTCGAAGCCATCGTCGAGGCGTTCTCCTCGATGCAGGAAGATCTGGACAGAGAAAAGAAGGCCATAACCAAGCAGTGGGCGAAGCGGGAAGAGCAGATTGAGCGCGTGATGGGCGCTACGGTAGGCATGTACGGTGATTTACAAGCGATTGCCGGAAAATCGCTCCAAGAAATAGAGGGGCTCGAACTAGGAGCATTGGAGTCCAAAGAGCCAATCCAACAATTGCTCCCTGAGTAA
- a CDS encoding XRE family transcriptional regulator: MASARTSKRVTVRTAEDMGHALGLSAADTAEMEFRSELTVALARIIQAGRLTHAAIAKGAGTSRTRVTAIANGNTHGVSTDVLIRVLAATGHRAEVRVKKAAA; this comes from the coding sequence ATGGCATCGGCTAGAACCAGCAAACGAGTGACGGTACGGACAGCTGAAGATATGGGGCATGCGCTGGGTTTGTCAGCGGCGGATACTGCTGAAATGGAATTTCGATCGGAACTCACCGTCGCCCTGGCCAGGATCATTCAAGCCGGGCGGCTGACCCATGCAGCGATTGCAAAGGGCGCAGGCACCTCGAGAACGCGGGTGACGGCGATTGCGAATGGGAATACCCACGGGGTCTCGACCGATGTGCTGATTCGAGTCCTGGCCGCAACCGGTCATCGGGCAGAAGTCCGGGTCAAAAAGGCAGCAGCCTAA
- the atpG gene encoding ATP synthase F1 subunit gamma yields MPSLQSLRRKIAAFKNTQKITKAMKMVAAAKLKRSQDRILAARPYAHKMRGVLSNLSQRVNRSSHPLLQKREGRKIEVLVVTSDRGLCGGFNGIIVRKSSEFVRQCEARGVQVHLSLIGRKGRDYFRRRNWPIRQEWTGIFDKLSFEHAIDIGGDLTDGFVKGTFDELYVVYNEFKSAIQQRVIIEKLFPVDAQVEFGVAQAEGPTSGSYLYEPDEAALLSALVPKHFQVQAYRILLESAAAEHGARMAAMDGATRNAGQLIKKVTLYYNKTRQAAITKELMDIVGGAEALK; encoded by the coding sequence ATGCCAAGCTTACAAAGTTTGCGCCGCAAGATCGCGGCGTTTAAGAATACCCAGAAGATCACCAAGGCCATGAAGATGGTGGCCGCGGCGAAACTCAAGCGGTCGCAAGACCGCATTCTTGCCGCGCGGCCCTATGCCCATAAAATGCGCGGGGTGCTGAGTAACCTGAGCCAGCGCGTGAACCGGTCTTCTCATCCGCTTCTGCAGAAGCGCGAAGGAAGGAAGATCGAGGTGCTCGTCGTCACGAGCGACCGTGGGTTGTGCGGCGGTTTCAACGGCATCATCGTTCGCAAAAGCTCGGAATTCGTCCGGCAGTGCGAAGCGCGAGGCGTACAAGTCCATTTGAGCCTCATCGGTCGCAAAGGCCGCGACTATTTTCGACGGCGGAACTGGCCGATCCGTCAAGAGTGGACCGGCATCTTCGATAAGTTGAGTTTCGAGCATGCGATCGACATCGGCGGAGATCTGACGGATGGTTTCGTGAAAGGCACGTTTGACGAACTGTACGTCGTGTACAACGAATTTAAGTCCGCCATTCAACAACGCGTGATCATCGAAAAGCTGTTCCCCGTGGATGCGCAGGTTGAGTTCGGTGTCGCGCAAGCGGAAGGACCGACCAGCGGCAGTTATCTGTACGAGCCGGATGAAGCGGCGCTGCTGAGCGCCTTGGTGCCGAAACATTTCCAGGTACAGGCGTACCGGATTTTATTGGAGTCCGCGGCCGCTGAACACGGCGCCCGCATGGCCGCCATGGATGGGGCGACGCGCAACGCCGGCCAACTCATCAAGAAAGTCACGCTGTATTACAACAAGACCAGACAGGCTGCGATTACGAAAGAACTGATGGATATCGTCGGCGGCGCCGAAGCGCTGAAATAG
- the atpA gene encoding F0F1 ATP synthase subunit alpha: MQIRAEEISAIIKEKIKGFDKQVDVKETGSVIQVGDGIAKVYGLDGAMAGEMLEFPGGLSGIALNLEEDNVGAVLMGDSVGVKEGDPVKRTGRIAEIPVGDALIGRVVNAIGQPIDGKGAIKSSLSSRIEMVAPGVNTRQSVREPLQTGIKAIDAMIPIGRGQRELIIGDRQTGKTAIAVDTIINQKGLNVFCIYVAIGQKRSTVARVVKTLEENHAMEYSIVVSASASDPAPMQFLAPFSGAAIGEYFRDNGKHALIVYDDLSKHAVAYRELSLLLRRPPGREAYPGDVFYLHSRLLERAAKLSDKLGGGSLTALPIIETQAGDVSAYIPTNVISITDGQIYLGSDLFYSGIRPAINVGLSVSRVGGSAQIKTMKQVAGTLRLDLAQYREMAAFAQFGSELDKATQMQLARGVRMVELLKQGQYKPMPVADQVLSIYAGTQGFLDDVPVDKVQQFESDLLHYIQQNHAELKKEVTTIGKIDDKVGGRVKEIITTFKQKMGYGAKA, from the coding sequence ATGCAGATCAGGGCAGAAGAAATCAGTGCGATCATCAAAGAAAAGATCAAAGGCTTCGACAAGCAGGTCGATGTCAAGGAAACGGGATCCGTCATCCAGGTCGGCGACGGCATCGCCAAGGTCTATGGCCTCGACGGAGCCATGGCCGGCGAAATGCTGGAGTTCCCGGGCGGCCTGTCCGGCATCGCGCTGAATCTTGAAGAAGACAATGTCGGGGCCGTGTTGATGGGCGACTCCGTCGGCGTCAAGGAAGGTGATCCTGTCAAGCGCACCGGCCGCATCGCGGAAATTCCGGTGGGTGACGCGTTGATCGGCCGTGTGGTGAACGCGATCGGCCAGCCGATCGACGGCAAGGGAGCCATCAAGTCCTCACTGTCTTCGCGCATCGAAATGGTCGCCCCTGGCGTCAATACCCGCCAATCGGTTCGGGAGCCATTGCAGACCGGCATCAAGGCCATCGATGCCATGATCCCCATCGGACGCGGACAGCGCGAATTGATCATCGGCGATCGTCAGACCGGCAAGACCGCAATCGCCGTCGATACGATCATCAATCAAAAGGGCCTGAACGTGTTCTGTATCTACGTCGCCATCGGCCAAAAGCGGTCGACCGTCGCGCGCGTCGTCAAGACCCTTGAAGAAAACCATGCGATGGAATACAGCATAGTGGTCTCGGCCAGCGCCAGCGACCCTGCGCCGATGCAGTTTCTGGCGCCATTTTCTGGCGCCGCGATCGGCGAGTATTTCCGCGACAACGGCAAGCATGCGTTGATTGTCTATGACGATCTATCCAAGCACGCGGTCGCCTATCGTGAGCTCTCCTTGTTGCTCCGCAGACCGCCGGGCCGCGAAGCCTATCCGGGCGATGTCTTTTATCTGCACTCCCGCCTGCTCGAACGCGCGGCAAAATTGAGCGACAAGCTCGGCGGCGGCAGTCTCACGGCGTTGCCGATTATCGAAACCCAGGCCGGCGACGTGTCGGCCTACATCCCGACGAACGTCATTTCAATCACGGACGGACAGATCTATTTGGGCAGCGATCTCTTTTACTCCGGTATCCGCCCGGCGATCAATGTCGGTCTGTCGGTCTCCCGGGTCGGAGGATCCGCGCAGATCAAAACCATGAAGCAGGTGGCCGGTACGCTCCGTTTGGACCTCGCGCAATATCGCGAAATGGCGGCGTTCGCCCAGTTCGGCAGCGAACTCGACAAGGCGACGCAGATGCAGCTGGCTCGCGGCGTCCGCATGGTCGAGCTGTTGAAGCAGGGGCAGTACAAACCGATGCCGGTGGCCGACCAGGTCCTCTCGATTTATGCCGGGACGCAAGGTTTCCTCGACGATGTGCCGGTCGACAAGGTGCAGCAGTTCGAGAGCGATCTGCTCCACTATATCCAGCAGAACCACGCGGAGCTGAAAAAAGAAGTCACCACCATCGGCAAGATCGACGACAAGGTCGGCGGTCGCGTGAAAGAGATCATCACGACTTTCAAGCAGAAGATGGGGTACGGAGCGAAAGCGTAA
- the atpH gene encoding ATP synthase F1 subunit delta has protein sequence MIKTTVARRYAQALFELLDHSTIEATRGTLTDLGQAMKESAQLRHVVASPAFGVEEKIAVLTALGDKLGCPPAGRAFLGQLVKKNRVGFLPEIADAFGKLVDQLKRTQPVTVSSATALPSAEQDRIRTRLRDTLKRDVDVTFQTDASHLAGLQIHIGSKVVDSTVQGRLRDLQVLLTRE, from the coding sequence GTGATTAAGACAACAGTTGCGCGACGTTACGCACAAGCCCTCTTCGAGCTCCTCGATCACTCAACTATCGAAGCCACACGTGGGACACTCACCGACCTTGGTCAGGCCATGAAGGAGTCCGCCCAGCTTCGCCATGTGGTGGCCTCGCCTGCGTTCGGGGTGGAGGAGAAAATTGCCGTTCTGACCGCGCTTGGCGACAAGCTGGGATGCCCTCCTGCCGGTCGAGCGTTTCTGGGCCAATTAGTGAAGAAGAATCGGGTGGGCTTTCTGCCGGAAATCGCCGACGCTTTCGGCAAATTGGTTGATCAATTAAAACGGACGCAGCCGGTGACCGTGTCCTCCGCGACGGCTCTTCCGTCGGCGGAACAAGATCGAATCAGGACGCGCCTCCGTGACACGCTGAAGCGCGACGTCGATGTCACATTTCAGACCGATGCCAGTCACCTCGCCGGCTTGCAGATTCACATCGGCAGCAAGGTGGTCGACAGCACCGTCCAAGGTCGCTTGCGCGACTTGCAAGTCCTGTTGACGCGAGAATAA
- the atpD gene encoding F0F1 ATP synthase subunit beta produces MAATGKVIQVIGPVVDVEFPPGRLPNIYNALKVTQEENKEAGTPAIRITLEVASHLGENRVRSIAMSTTDGLTRGMDVQDTGAPISVPVGRETLGRLINVLGEPVDERGPIKAKKAYPIHRPAPKLEDQETRTEVLETGIKVVDLLEPYSKGGKVGLFGGAGVGKTVIIMELINNIALHHGGFSVFAGVGERTREGNDLWHEMQESKVIDPDDFSKSKAALVYGQMNEPPGARLRVALTGLAVAEFFRDEENQDVLLFVDNIFRFTQAGSEVSALLGRMPSAVGYQPNLSTEMGALQERITSTKRGSITSVQAIYVPADDLTDPAPATAFAHLDATTVLSRSLAELGIYPAVDPLDSTSRILDPQVIGEEHYKIARGVQSVLQRYKDLQDIIAILGMDELSEDDKMAVARARKIQRFLSQPFHVAEAFTGAPGKYVKLKDTVRSFKEILEGKYDHLPEQAFYMVGPIEEALAKAEKMGVKV; encoded by the coding sequence GTGGCTGCAACAGGCAAAGTCATCCAGGTCATCGGACCGGTGGTGGACGTCGAGTTCCCTCCCGGCCGACTGCCGAATATCTACAATGCGCTCAAAGTCACCCAGGAAGAGAACAAGGAGGCGGGTACCCCTGCCATTCGGATCACTCTTGAGGTTGCGTCTCACCTGGGCGAAAACCGAGTCCGCAGCATCGCGATGTCCACGACCGATGGTCTCACGCGCGGAATGGATGTGCAGGATACCGGAGCCCCGATATCCGTCCCGGTCGGCCGGGAAACCCTCGGACGCCTCATCAACGTGCTCGGCGAGCCGGTCGATGAGCGGGGTCCGATCAAGGCAAAGAAGGCGTATCCCATTCACCGCCCCGCTCCGAAGCTGGAAGACCAGGAAACCAGGACCGAAGTTTTAGAGACCGGTATCAAGGTGGTCGATCTGCTTGAGCCGTACAGCAAAGGCGGCAAGGTGGGACTATTCGGCGGCGCCGGTGTCGGCAAGACCGTCATCATCATGGAACTGATCAACAACATCGCCTTGCACCACGGCGGCTTCTCCGTGTTCGCCGGCGTCGGCGAGCGGACCCGTGAAGGCAACGACCTCTGGCACGAAATGCAGGAGTCGAAGGTCATCGACCCGGACGACTTTTCGAAGTCCAAAGCCGCGCTGGTGTACGGCCAGATGAACGAGCCGCCCGGAGCCCGTCTTCGGGTCGCGTTGACCGGCTTGGCCGTCGCCGAATTCTTCCGTGACGAAGAAAACCAGGACGTGCTGCTGTTCGTGGACAATATCTTCCGATTCACCCAGGCTGGTTCCGAAGTCTCCGCATTGCTCGGGCGCATGCCGTCGGCCGTCGGATATCAGCCGAATCTCTCGACGGAAATGGGCGCGTTACAAGAGCGTATTACCTCGACCAAGCGTGGATCGATCACATCGGTGCAGGCGATCTATGTGCCGGCCGACGACTTGACCGATCCGGCGCCGGCCACGGCGTTTGCCCACTTGGACGCGACCACCGTGCTCTCACGGTCGTTAGCGGAGCTGGGCATCTATCCGGCCGTCGATCCGTTAGACTCAACGTCGCGTATTCTTGATCCGCAAGTCATCGGGGAAGAGCACTACAAAATTGCGCGCGGCGTACAATCCGTCCTCCAGCGTTACAAGGACCTCCAAGATATCATCGCCATTCTTGGTATGGACGAATTGTCGGAAGACGATAAGATGGCCGTGGCGCGCGCCAGAAAGATTCAGCGCTTCCTCTCGCAGCCGTTCCACGTGGCCGAAGCCTTCACTGGGGCTCCCGGCAAGTACGTGAAGCTGAAAGATACGGTCCGCAGTTTCAAGGAGATTCTGGAAGGCAAATATGACCATCTGCCGGAGCAGGCGTTCTACATGGTCGGCCCGATCGAAGAAGCTCTGGCGAAAGCCGAGAAGATGGGCGTAAAAGTTTAG
- a CDS encoding class I SAM-dependent methyltransferase has translation MKAIATMIRSHTKTVADILGRGPVHPFPSRMAAGIALEALGKSKNRLRVLDPMAGSGTVLAVARANGHHAIGVDLDPLAVLLAGVWTRTVDAQAVSDKAAEVLDRAYSAFAPLTTGQAYPEGSDVPTRKFIRYWFDDYARRQLTALSAAIGRVHDDRVRDVLWCGFSRLIITKSSGASLAMDLSHSRPHKEFDRAPVKPFSKFLSAVETVVCPRRNGTPVGPVSVVKRGDARRLDIATGSIDLVLTSPPYLNAIDYMRCSKFSLVWMGYNVDRLREIRGDSVGAEASSEAAMDTPWVQVLIKQLGLAKKLSDHDRGLLARYAHDMGGALAEVSRVLKAGGRAVYVVGDSTVRGTFIRNSAIVAAVAQENGLTLESRHSRTLPANRRYMPPPKRGATSSSIEVRMRREVVLSFTKPAG, from the coding sequence GTGAAAGCGATCGCAACGATGATCCGTTCGCACACGAAGACAGTCGCCGATATCCTGGGACGAGGCCCCGTTCATCCATTCCCTTCGCGCATGGCCGCCGGCATCGCTCTCGAAGCTCTCGGTAAGAGCAAGAATCGGCTGCGAGTGCTCGATCCGATGGCCGGATCGGGAACGGTGCTGGCCGTCGCGCGGGCGAATGGTCATCACGCGATTGGCGTGGATCTCGATCCGTTGGCCGTGCTTCTTGCCGGTGTCTGGACCCGCACCGTCGATGCGCAGGCCGTCAGCGATAAAGCTGCCGAAGTTCTCGATCGCGCATACTCAGCGTTCGCCCCATTGACCACTGGGCAAGCGTACCCTGAGGGTAGTGACGTGCCAACTCGGAAGTTCATACGGTATTGGTTCGACGACTACGCCCGTCGGCAGTTGACTGCGCTCTCCGCTGCCATTGGACGCGTCCATGATGACAGGGTGCGCGATGTTCTTTGGTGCGGATTTTCGCGGCTCATAATCACAAAGAGTTCTGGCGCGTCGTTGGCGATGGACCTGTCTCATAGCCGTCCTCATAAGGAGTTCGACCGCGCTCCTGTCAAGCCGTTCTCCAAGTTCCTTTCGGCGGTTGAGACCGTGGTCTGTCCCCGGCGGAACGGAACTCCGGTGGGACCAGTGTCCGTTGTAAAGCGGGGTGACGCTCGTCGCCTCGATATTGCGACGGGTTCGATCGACTTAGTCTTGACTTCACCCCCGTATCTGAACGCCATCGACTATATGCGATGCAGCAAGTTCTCGCTGGTGTGGATGGGGTACAACGTTGATCGCCTTCGGGAGATTCGCGGAGACAGTGTCGGGGCGGAGGCGTCATCCGAAGCGGCGATGGACACTCCGTGGGTGCAAGTTCTCATCAAGCAACTGGGCCTGGCAAAGAAGCTCTCTGATCATGACCGGGGGCTGCTAGCCCGCTACGCGCATGATATGGGCGGAGCGCTCGCGGAAGTGTCTCGCGTTCTGAAGGCGGGTGGACGAGCCGTCTATGTGGTTGGCGATTCGACTGTGCGGGGCACATTCATTCGTAACTCGGCGATTGTCGCCGCAGTTGCCCAAGAGAATGGGCTGACGCTCGAGTCTCGGCACTCGCGGACACTGCCCGCGAACCGTAGATACATGCCGCCTCCGAAACGCGGTGCTACATCGTCATCCATCGAAGTCCGGATGCGCCGCGAAGTCGTCCTTTCGTTTACGAAGCCCGCCGGATGA